The Cydia pomonella isolate Wapato2018A chromosome 17, ilCydPomo1, whole genome shotgun sequence genome includes a window with the following:
- the LOC133526879 gene encoding ral GTPase-activating protein subunit beta isoform X1, with translation MNVGIFNRVNHKNKDSGGMYAEWSSLPLEGGGHGVLGAVGAAGAGRDVVLAVVRQLTSHEPSPLTTDAEVEWVLEVIRFGLSLPLHEHEALRDCVRVCCSWLSPLLPPAPPAQPPPPAVPPPVAAAPKRYARKILRHLHNLFVPRPNETLTFIYQTELGGDLIGKQAVLCHRVLRLARTVAGSADLGAAEWKSLLLLLLAAARALLSPPAPHHSSADQLCRRVLAVLLEVWLLACHRCFPSPPLWRTLREQCIRWRHRAPLTEQWTRVSLCLTARLLGHMYGPTFPKMPISEEDANLIPPDMSAEAVMQSWYRILHTIGNPVDLCRPHVISQTPDFLQYSVLEEGARDPSQHPCLQALPAIFHNAMRGLAAHVDAFLGRGSERWWEAGVSGSSVVEEGDTPPAHRRLAKSYSVAGKARDKTEKGTPRSSLIGLTAGGSRPASVAPTTPPNSIVSQVCDSEKPPLTPLRPKVNSIFHLFGEWVFEAALIGTTPSYNNNQQRADGTPPPPSLSDATSKLNMAAYQPGRAEALGALCRVLCSKQCREEVSAQYLARCYAAIHRGLRDPPTAPAVVLNAPDIFRLDLDGVLVLVPDFITALEHILTEREPKLECGSIDKRELRKAAISALLSLVAFPHHYKGLPVPEFPGCNEYAGMTLGDYARGKISLICVTAVQVETSDALAVPLLSALYLCVRHNAQASTASKAHSAPPGSTMSHSTDYKARSDGGAAEPSLDDLVTDLDPASPLFGAALVVRATYLVCHRLISSWKGDLQVSLAALELLSGLAKLHSAKPEAIERKRAVRWICDYISIQCSRPPPAHSRDLHSCVVAAYSCLASWLCPALLADPDCLAALMEVVELGISGTKSQGKSGEQPKMKDEKELKPVSMRVRDAAESLLMLILEQVGSESPGTGWCRLDERWLSALGHGRLRHYVADGNILLSLLEEPLANSQEPQPTLIVIIRCGWGRFAWSMSNRGAPRSGARGGGAACARPVDILEPPPRAPPVCRPLPPAPPPCAVDSAFPSLEAVLRQLNDPEAPTLFKLLEQQAAVEKRVQESENNAVPEECVPPEPVTEFQTARLFLSHFGYLNIGGERKGLGPRLVALDDAAPGFAAALRRVDASGARTALTVHVLLARAGQRAAAHIVANARSPPPAAFARMLRGLGKPVRVRGHPGWTGHVATSYDAQPEYLSAPPPAPAEDKTPSIYDGREQVLYWSDSSNEIAFVVPSGHEVVDTDDKSDVKSDTDGNCLSARSSEKAAGSCWDVSSNSSGAPSYERSISESDKAERGRSSLNEKVRALSLDLDKQPGAQLTGSGRRNRDFTTKILVIWLEDFEDHLNLPIDDLLRYCETGLPWRRHEAHCVCVSPRRSGLLLVHTVPRAAGVLCDGALVAPSLLPACLRRAARYLARPIRLNTDL, from the exons ATGAATGTGGGAATCTTCAATAGAGTCAACCATAAG AACAAGGATTCAGGCGGCATGTACGCCGAGTGGAGCTCGCTGCCTCTCGAGGGCGGCGGGCACGGCGTGCTCGGCGCGGTGGGTGCGGCCGGCGCGGGCCGCGACGTGGTGTTGGCAGTGGTCCGCCAGCTCACCTCGCACGAGCCCAGCCCGCTCACCACCGACGCCGAG GTGGAATGGGTCCTCGAAGTGATCCGCTTCGGGCTCTCCCTGCCGCTGCACGAGCACGAGGCCCTCCGCGACTGCGTGCGCGTGTGCTGCTCGTGGCTGTCGCCGCTgctgccgcccgcgccgccggcgCAGCCCCCGCCGCCCGCGGTGCCCCCGCCGGTCGCCGCGGCGCCCAAACGATACGCGAGGAAGATATTAAGGCACTTGCATAATCTATTCGTGCCGAGGCCTAATGAGA CACTCACATTCATATATCAGACGGAACTGG GCGGCGACCTCATCGGCAAGCAGGCCGTGCTCTGCCACCGGGTGCTCCGTCTCGCTCGCACCGTAGCCGGCTCAGCCGACCTGGGAGCCGCCGAGTGGAAGTCTCTTTTACTCCTACTGCTGGCCGCGGCGCGGGCGTTGCTGTCCCCGCCCGCCCCGCACCACTCCTCGGCTGATCAGTTGTGCAGACGAGTGCTGGCGGTGTTGCTAGAGGTGTGGCTGCTGGCGTGTCACAG ATGTTTCCCGTCACCCCCGCTATGGCGCACGCTCCGCGAGCAGTGCATCCGCTGGCGGCATCGGGCCCCGCTGACGGAGCAATGGACGAGAGTCTCGCTCTGCCTGACGGCAAGGCTGCTAGGGCATATGTACGGCCCAACGTTCCCCAAGATGCCTATAA gcGAAGAAGACGCCAACCTGATCCCGCCAGACATGTCCGCCGAAGCCGTCATGCAGTCCTGGTACCGCATACTGCACACCATCGGCAACCCGGTGGACCTGTGCCGGCCACATGTCATCAGCCAGACTCCGGACTTCCTGCAG TACTCAGTGCTCGAGGAGGGCGCGCGCGACCCGTCGCAGCACCCGTGCCTGCAGGCGCTGCCGGCGATCTTCCACAACGCCATGCGAGGGCTCGCTGCGCATGTTGACGCGTTCCTTG GGCGGGGCTCGGAGCGGTGGTGGGAAGCGGGTGTCAGCGGCTCCAGCGTCGTGGAGGAGGGGGACACGCCCCCCGCACACCGCCGCCTCGCCAAGTCCTACAGCGTGGCTGGCAAGGCTAGGGACAAGACTGAGAAAG GTACTCCCCGGTCATCTCTAATCGGACTGACGGCGGGAGGCAGCAGGCCTGCTAGCGTCGCGCCTACGACGCCACCTAATTCTATCGTCTCGCAAG TGTGTGATTCGGAGAAGCCGCCCCTAACTCCACTGCGTCCGAAGGTGAACTCTATCTTCCATTTGTTCGGCGAGTGGGTGTTTGAAGCGGCGCTCATCGGGACCACGCCTTCCTACAACAACAATCAac AGCGAGCTGACGGCACTCCGCCGCCGCCATCATTGTCGGATGCCACGAGCAAGCTCAATATGGCAGCTTACCAACCAG GTCGCGCCGAAGCCCTAGGAGCCCTATGCCGCGTACTTTGCTCCAAGCAGTGTCGCGAAGAAGTTTCAGCACAGTACCTAGCCCGCTGCTACGCCGCCATCCACCGCGGACTGAGAGACCCGCCTACTGCGCCTGCTGTAGTACTCAATGCTCCTGATATATTCAG ATTGGACCTGGACGGCGTACTAGTATTAGTCCCCGACTTTATCACAGCTCTGGAGCACATCTTAACAGAGCGAGAGCCGAAACTAGAGTGCGGTTCCATAGACAAGCGAGAGCTGCGCAAGGCAGCCATCAGTGCGTTGTTGTCTTTGGTCGCCTTTCCTCACCATTATAAGGGGCTGCCGGTTCCGGAGTTCCCTGGATGCAATGAGTA CGCCGGCATGACACTAGGCGACTACGCCCGCGGCAAGATCTCCCTAATCTGCGTTACTGCAGTCCAAGTTGAGACCTCAGACGCACTAGCAGTGCCTTTACTGAGCGCTTTGTACCTGTGTGTGAGGCATAACGCGCAGGCATCGACGGCGAGCAAGGCGCATAGCGCGCCGCCTGGCTCGACTATGTCGCATAGCACTGATTACAAAG CGCGCTCCGACGGCGGCGCGGCGGAGCCCTCGCTGGACGACCTCGTCACCGACCTGGACCCGGCGTCGCCGCTTTTCG GTGCGGCACTGGTGGTGCGTGCCACGTACTTAGTGTGCCACCGCCTCATCTCCTCGTGGAAGGGAGACTTGCAGGTGTCGCTGGCCGCGTTGGAACTGCTCTCTGGCCTGGCTAAGCTGCACTCTGCTAAACCAG AAGCGATAGAGCGCAAGCGCGCCGTCCGCTGGATCTGCGACTACATCAGCATCCAATGCAGCCGCCCCCCTCCCGCGCACTCGCGTGACCTGCACTCGTGCGTGGTGGCCGCGTACTCCTGCCTGGCCTCCTGGCTGTGCCCCGCGCTGCTGGCCGACCCGGACTGCCTGGCCGCGCTCATGGAGGTGGTGGAGCTGGGCATCTCGGGCACCAAGAGCCAGG GCAAATCTGGCGAGCAACCAAAGATGAAGGATGAGAAGGAACTGAAACCTGTTTCTATGAGAGTGCGCGACGCAGCGGAATCCTTACTGATGCTCATTTTGGAACAG gtGGGATCGGAATCACCGGGAACCGGTTGGTGCCGATTGGACGAGCGGTGGTTATCTGCGCTGGGGCACGGTCGCCTGCGGCATTACGTCGCCGATGGCAATATTCTTCTGTCGTTGTTAGAAGAACCGCTAGCCAACAGCCAGGAACCGCAACCTACCCTTATCG TGATCATCCGCTGCGGCTGGGGCCGCTTCGCGTGGTCCATGAGCAACCGCGGTGCCCCTCGCTCAGGCGCtcgtggcggcggcgcggcgtgcgCGCGGCCCGTCGACATCCTGGAGCCGcccccgcgcgcgccgcccgtcTGCCGCCCGCTGCCCCCAGCGCCGCCGCCGTGCGCCGT TGACAGTGCATTCCCAAGCCTGGAAGCGGTGTTGCGCCAACTGAACGACCCGGAGGCGCCCACGCTATTCAAGCTGTTGGAACAACAGGCCGCCGTCGAGAAACGTGTTCAGGAGAGCGAAAATAACGCG GTGCCAGAAGAGTGCGTACCGCCGGAGCCCGTGACGGAGTTCCAGACGGCGCGATTATTCTTGTCGCACTTCGGCTATCTCAACATCGGCGGGGAGAGAAAG GGCCTGGGCCCGCGGCTAGTGGCGCTGGACGACGCGGCGCCGGGGTTCGCGGCGGCGCTGCGGCGCGTGGACGCGAGCGGCGCGCGCACCGCGCTCACCGTGCACGTGCTGCTCGCGCGCGCCGGCcagcgcgccgccgcccacATCGTGGCCAACGCGCGCAGCCCGCCGCCCGCTGCCTTCGCCAGGATGCTGCGCGG GCTAGGCAAACCAGTACGCGTCCGCGGCCACCCGGGCTGGACGGGCCACGTGGCCACGAGCTACGACGCGCAGCCCGAGTACTTGTCCGCCCCACCGCCCGCCCCCGCCGAGGACAAGACTCCTTCCATCTACGACGGCAGGGAGCAG GTACTTTACTGGTCCGACTCCAGCAACGAGATCGCGTTCGTGGTGCCGTCAGGGCACGAGGTGGTCGACACGGATGACAAGAGTGACGTAAAATCTGATACCGACGGCAACTGTCTGTCGGCCAG GAGTTCAGAAAAGGCGGCAGGCTCGTGCTGGGACGTGTCGAGCAACAGCTCAGGCGCGCCGTCTTACGAGCGAAGCATCAGCGAGTCCGACAAGGCGGAGCGAGGCCGTTCCAGTCTCAACGAGAAAGTGCGTGCGCTGTCGCTCGACCTTGACAAGCAACCAGGCGCACAGCTGACgg GAAGCGGTAGGCGTAATCGTGACTTCACGACGAAGATTCTGGTTATCTGGTTGGAAGATTTTGAAGATCATCTGAATCTACCAATCG ACGATCTGCTCCGCTACTGCGAGACGGGCCTCCCGTGGCGGCGGCACGAGGCGCACTGCGTGTGCGTGTCGCCGCGGCGCTCGGGGCTGCTGCTCGTGCACACGGTGCCGCGCGCGGCGGGCGTGCTGTGCGACGGCGCGCTGGTGGCGCCCTCGCTGCTGCCCGCGTgcctgcgccgcgccgcgcgctaCCTGGCGCGCCCCATCCGCCTCAACACCGACCTGTGA